One genomic window of Chanos chanos chromosome 13, fChaCha1.1, whole genome shotgun sequence includes the following:
- the tlcd4b gene encoding TLC domain-containing protein 4-B isoform X1 gives MEIRELCVVTGSFVTFQLLFSGVSPVLSSTFTQGYSRLPPTKLNEWNSRLVSTIHALIVGLFCLYILWYDDAVNEDPVWGDPNLVKLNVAITCGYLLYDLLLLALNWSTMGDGFFVCHHLAALYAYGYVLTYGLLPYFANFRLISELSTPFVNQRWFFEALSYPRSHHLVVANGVAMAIVFFLVRIAVMPPYWARVFATFGTPEFERLGLSAQVAWIVSCVCLDVLNTVWMYKIARGCYKVITGKGHKPKGAKSSNHTNNHTD, from the exons ATGGAGATTAGAGAattgtgtgtggtgactggaAGCTTTGTGACTTTCCAGCTGCTCTTCTCTGGAGTCAGTCCGGTGCTCTCCTCCACGTTTACGCAGGGCTATAGCCGTCTGCCTCCAACCAAACTCAATGAGTGGAACTCCAG gTTGGTGTCCACTATCCACGCGCTGATAGTGGGACTCTTCTGTCTCTACATCCTGTGGTACGATGATGCAGTGAATGAAGACCCAGTCTG GGGAGACCCAAACCTAGTGAAGCTCAATGTGGCCATCACGTGTGGGTACCTTCTCTATG acctgtTGCTGCTGGCCCTGAACTGGAGCACGATGGGAGACGGCTTTTTCGTGTGTCACCACTTGGCGGCGCTTTACGCATATGGATATGTGCTG ACTTACGGACTGCTTCCATACTTTGCAAATTTCCGCCTCATTTCAGAGTTATCAACACCATTTGTCAACCAGAG gtggtTTTTTGAGGCCCTGTCCTATCCACGTTCACACCACTTAGTGGTGGCCAACGGTGTTGCCATGGCGATAGTGTTTTTCCTGGTTCGCATTGCGGTCATGCCGCCATACTGGGCGCGGGTGTTTGCCACTTTCGGCACTCCAGAGTTCGAGCGGCTGGGTTTGAGCGCTCAGGTCGCCTGGattgtctcctgtgtgtgtctagaCGTCCTCAATACCGTCTGGATGTACAAAATCGCACGAGGCTGCTACAAAGTCATTACCGGCAAAGGACACAAGCCGAAAGGGGCCAAGTCGTCCAACCACaccaacaaccacacagactga
- the tlcd4b gene encoding TLC domain-containing protein 4-B isoform X2 — protein sequence MKTQSGGDPNLVKLNVAITCGYLLYDLLLLALNWSTMGDGFFVCHHLAALYAYGYVLTYGLLPYFANFRLISELSTPFVNQRWFFEALSYPRSHHLVVANGVAMAIVFFLVRIAVMPPYWARVFATFGTPEFERLGLSAQVAWIVSCVCLDVLNTVWMYKIARGCYKVITGKGHKPKGAKSSNHTNNHTD from the exons ATGAAGACCCAGTCTG GGGGAGACCCAAACCTAGTGAAGCTCAATGTGGCCATCACGTGTGGGTACCTTCTCTATG acctgtTGCTGCTGGCCCTGAACTGGAGCACGATGGGAGACGGCTTTTTCGTGTGTCACCACTTGGCGGCGCTTTACGCATATGGATATGTGCTG ACTTACGGACTGCTTCCATACTTTGCAAATTTCCGCCTCATTTCAGAGTTATCAACACCATTTGTCAACCAGAG gtggtTTTTTGAGGCCCTGTCCTATCCACGTTCACACCACTTAGTGGTGGCCAACGGTGTTGCCATGGCGATAGTGTTTTTCCTGGTTCGCATTGCGGTCATGCCGCCATACTGGGCGCGGGTGTTTGCCACTTTCGGCACTCCAGAGTTCGAGCGGCTGGGTTTGAGCGCTCAGGTCGCCTGGattgtctcctgtgtgtgtctagaCGTCCTCAATACCGTCTGGATGTACAAAATCGCACGAGGCTGCTACAAAGTCATTACCGGCAAAGGACACAAGCCGAAAGGGGCCAAGTCGTCCAACCACaccaacaaccacacagactga